The following is a genomic window from Rhizobium sp. NRK18.
CCGTCATGATGACGTCCATGGATTCGCCAAGCTCCCTGCGGGTGCGGGCCGTCTTGGCGAGATCGTTCTCCGCCATGCGCTCGAGATGGCGCTGGACCGCGACGAGTCGCTGCAGTTTCTCCGACTTGTTCTTCGGTGCCATACCCCCCTCCCCTCAGTGCCCGAGAAAGACGGACGGGAAAGCGTCCGCGAACTGGCGCAGCAGCGCGGCGATGCAGAGGTAGAGCAGGAAGAGGCCGCCCATCAGGTGATAGGGCATGGAAATGAAGAAGATCGGCACCTGCTGGGCGAGCTTGTTGATCATGCCGATCGAGACGTTGAACATCAGCCCGTAGAGCAGGAAGGGGCTGGCGAGCCGCAACATGATGTGGAACGTCATGTCGATCGTGTCGGTGAGCGTGATCAGCATTCGCTGCGTCTCGTCGCGCCCGAAGACGCCGACGGGCATCACCTTGTAGGAGTCGATCAGCGCACGGAAGACGATCTCGTGGAAATTCAGGGCGAACAGCATCATCAGCCCGGCAAAGACCAGCATGCTGGTCATCGGGTTTTCGGGATTGCCTTCAACGATGTCGGGAGCCGACGGCGGGGCGTTGAAACCCATGAACATCGCCATGATGGAGCCAGCAAACTGCAGGCCGCTGGCAAAGAAGCGGGCAATCAGTCCGTAGGTCGTGCCGATCAGCGTTTCGGAAAAGATGATGCCGATATAGGTGGGGGTGGCAACCGACACCCGGGGATAGACCACATCCCAGATCAGCGGCAGCAGCGCCAGCGACACGGCAAGCGCCACGAACAGCCGGATGGTCGCCGGCAGGCGGATCGAGGAAAATCCCGGCAGGGCCATCATGCAGCCGCCGATTCGGCAGAACACCAGAAACAGCGCCAGCACAGTGCCCTGCGGATCAGGTATCATGAAATGGAGCCCAGGATCTTGATTTCTATGCCTTTCGCCAGTTCGACGTGAGACAGGACCGGCAACGTCGCGAACAGGCGCTCGATGATCATGCGCACATAGGAGCGCGTTTCCGGCGACGTGACAAGCACGAAGGGCAGCCCGCGGTCCATGAATTCACGGATAACCTTGGTCGCCTGCTCGCTGAACTCCTCGAGACTGCGCGGATCGATGTCGAATTCGATGACCTCGCCCTTGGCATCGCGCTTCAAGGCCTGATGGAAGACGAGATCCCATTTCGGACCGAGGCGCAGCACCCGCAGGACGCCGTTGTCGGCCAGGTCGCCGCAAAGCTGCTGGGCCATGCGAATGCGGACGTGTTCGACGATCTGTTCGGTCTTGCGCACATGCGGCGCGAGTTCGGCCACGGCTTCGAGAATCAGATGCAGATTGCGGATCGAGACACGCTCCGCCAGCAGCAGCTTCAACACCGCCTGCAGGCCGGAATAGGACATGTGCGACGTGCAGATCTCGTCGGCGAGCTTCTTGTATTCCGGGTCGAGGCGCTCGATCAGAACCTTGACGTCCTTGTAGGAGAGAAGCTGCGGCAGGTTGTTGCGGATCACCTCGCTCAGATGGGTCAGCACGACGGAGACGTTGTCGATCGGGTGGAAGCCTTCGCGCTTCAAGTCTTCCGTAAACGTCTCGAGTATGGAAACGGCGGGCATGCCGAAGGCCGGCTCGCGGATCTCGTCGCCCGGGACCGACGGCTTACGGCCGGCGCCGGTGACGACCATGACTTCGCCGACGCGCAGCTGATTGGACGCGATCGTCGTGCCGTGGATACGGATCTGATAGGTCTTTTCCTGGATCGCGATGTCGTCGGACACCTTGATTTCCGGGACCACGAAACCGTATTGCGAGGCGAACTTCTTGCGCATCTTGCCGACGCGGAAGGCGAGTTCCTGATGCTGCCCGAGCAGGCGGGTGGAAACCAGCTTGCCGAGCGCCAGCTCGATTTCGGCGGTCTTCAGGGCAGACTTGACGGAGTCCTTCTCCTGCTCCTTGGTCTGCATGACCTTCTTTTCTTCCTGGTCGCGGACAAGCTTGTTCTCCGCCTCGATCTGGCGCGGAATATACCAGCCGCCGAAGGCCATGACGCCGCCGAGGAAGGTGAAGGGCAGGAAAGGCAGGCCCGGCATCAGCGCCAGCAGGCCCATCAGAGCTGCGGCAACCGAGAGGGCGCGCGGATAGCCGCTCAGCTGTTCGACGACGGCCTTGTCCGTCGAGCCGAGCGTGCCGCCGCGCGAGACGATGAGGCCGGCGGCGAGCGAGACGATCAGCGCCGGGATCTGGGAGACCACGCCGTCGCCGACGGAGAGCTTGACAAAGACGTCGGCCGCTTCGCCGATCTGCATGCCGTGGCGGAAATAACCAATGATGATGCCGCCGAAGATGTTGATGCCGGTGATCAGCAGGCCGGCGACGGCGTCACCGCGCACGAACTTCGAGGCACCGTCCATCGAACCGAAGAAGGAGCTTTCCTCTTCCAGCTCGCGGCGGCGGCGCTGCGCTTCCTTTTCGTCGATGATGCCCGCCGACAGGTCGGCGTCGATCGACATCTGCTTGCCGGGGATGGCATCAAGGGTGAAGCGCGCGCCGACTTCCGCGATACGCGTCGCACCCTTGGTGATGACGATGAAGTTCACCACGATGAGGATGAGGAAGACGATGAGACCGATGACGAAGTCGCCGGACATGATGAGCTTCGAAAAGCCGGCGATCACGCCGCCGGCCGCATGGTCGCCCTCATTGCCGTGCGACAGGATCACGCGCGTCGTGGCAATGTTGAGCGCCAGTCGCGTCATGGTGACGATCAGCAGGATGGTCGGAAAGGACGAGAAATCGAGCGGCTTCTGGATCCACAGGGCCACCATGAGGATCAGAACGGAAAGCGCGATCGAGAAGGCCAGACCCATGTCGATGAGAAAGGTCGGGATCGGCAGGAAGAGAATGCAAAGGATGAGCACGATGCCGGCAGCAAAGCCGACGTCACGTCCGCTCGGATTGACCTTGGGTAGCGGTAGAGCTGGTGGTTGCGCCATTTACGGTCCCGTCTCTTCATGAGAGGTTTTTTCAAGGGCAAGCCAGATGCCCCGCGATCGTGCCGACAGGGTTAGCCGCCGAAGCTTGCGCGAGGGTGAAACACCACCCGTCAGCAAGGCTCCGTCATAAGGCGAGACGCGTGCAGGAGAGGTCAGAAACCGGATTGAATGCGCGAGAAGACAAGGTCGGTGAACAGCGAGATCTGGCCACCGATGAAGGGGGCGGAAATCGCGACGGTGACGAAGATGGCGAGGATCTTCGGCACGAAGGTCAGCGTGATTTCCTGCACCTGCGTGAGCGCCTGAATGAAGGCGATGGTCAGACCGACGACCATGGCCGCCAGAACGGCCGGCCCGGAGGCGGCGAGCACCGTCCAGATGGCGGACTGCATGATGTCGAGAGCGTCGGCTTCGTTCATTTCATTCCCCTGCTCCAGCAGGTCAAGGCACGCCGAATCGGCTGCCCATCATCTTGGCAGATGAACGCATTCTTCTAAAGACGCAGAACTGATGTTATTGCCGTCGCCGGCGCCATCCGCCAGCGGCGAATGGTCACTGGGTCGCGGCCAAGGTGATGCCGGCTTCGATCGTGACCTTCGAGCCGTCTTCGGTGACCGCCGTCAAACCGTCGCTGCTGACCGCAACGGAGGCGATCACGCCGGTGGTTTCGCCATCGGCGGATGTGATCGTCTTGCCGATATAGCTCGACGCCTGCGACAGCGCCGTCTGCGAGATCAGGCTTTCCAGGTTGGTGTTCGTCTGGATGGTCTGCTCGACCTGCGAGAACGTCGCAAGCTGCGCGATCTGCTCGCTCGCATCCATCGGATCGGTCGGGTCCTGGTTCTTGATCTGGGCGATCAGCAACTGCAGGAAGTTGTCGTAGTTCAGCGTCGCGGAAGCCGAAGCCTTCGTGGCGGCAGTCGTTGTGGAAGTCGTCGTTGACGATGTGACTGCGTCTACCGCCATGGTGCGATCTCCTTGCGGATCTGTTCGATGGTCGAAGGCGACATTTCCTGTTCGTTCAGGATGCGGTCCTCGATCGGGTAAAGCTGACGAATGGCCTTCAGCGCTTCAAAGGCGCGACCGGACGACACCAGGCCGTCGATGCGCTTCAGCTCTGCCAGAACCTCTTCGTTCTTGAAGCAGGCGAGCAGCATCGTGACCGACTTGCGGAACATCGCAGTCGTCTGTTCGGCGCCCTCGGGATTGATGAGGATCATCTGGGAGATGAAGTAGAGCTGGCGCAGCGGCGTCGTTGCATCTTCCGGCTGAAGCACGTGGTTTTCCAGAAGGAACGTGACATCGTTCAGGAATTCCAGGGCCACCTTTCGGTCGACGCGAAGAACCGCGCCGTTGATGAAGATGCGCTCGCCGGATTTCAGCGAAATTCTGAGTGTACTTTTCATTGCAGGCCATCCCTGATGATGGTGGTCACGTCGATGATACCTTGGAAATTGTCCGTCTCCCGTTTCCGGATGCGGTCGCATTCCTTGAGTATCCATATTGCGATCGAGATGAGATTGGCGCGCAGTTCCTGGTTCAGCTGGTTCTCCGGCTGCTTCAGGTCCTCGATGAAACGGATCCACACCCGACGGGTATAGAAGAGCGCCTCAATCGCATCACGGTTATAGCCACCGGCGGCCTTCGCCGCCCGCAGTAGTTCAATAGAACGGGTCAGGACTTGCCGTTCGCGATCCTTGGCGTCGGCGACGCCGTCCTCCATGATCTCGGCATATGAAAACTGGTACATTTCACACGTCCTTCATTCGTATCGACGTCCCTTGGTCATCAAAGGAAGTTCACCAGGCTCAACTGCTGAATCCTGGATGTCAGCGTGTATGATGCCTCAACTTGAGCAAGCAAATTGTTAACGCGCGTTGAAGCTTCGTACGCATCGACCCCTTCGAGATCGCTGAGGTGCGTTTCGATGATGTTTTTCTGCTCGGCCAGGGTGTCATCCGCCTTGGAGACACGCGACTGGGAAAGCCCGAGCTGGGTGCGCTGGTAGTCAACGCCGGAGATCGCCTGACCGGCGTAATTGATGGCGGAATTCGAAACCACCTGACGCACATCGGATGAGATGTTCGAGCCAAGCAACTCGACAGACAGCACCGCGGAAAGCGCGAAATAGCGCATCCCGTCGGTGTTGGTGTTGGTTGAGGAATCCACGACTTCAGACTTGGTAATGCGGCTCGTCATGTTCTGGTCGCTGGCGCTGGACCAGTTCGTCTGCCAGTCCGTGCCGGTGAACATCGGCTCCAGGGTGTTGGAAATGAAATCCTGCATGTCTGCGGCGGTGATCGTCGACGCCGCCGGATCGTCCTGCGCGAAACCGAAACGGGTCAGGAACGCATCGTCGAACGCCGCCTTCGCCGGATTGCCGCTTGCCGTGTAGTCGGTCATCGGCTGCACATCGGTGTTGATGCCGGCGAAGAGATACTCGCCGTCAAGCGATGTGTTGGCGAGCCCCGTGAACGCCTGCAACGCATTGCTGGCCGACTGGACGGCGGTTGAGAGCGTGCTCTCGTCGTCACTGCCGGACAGGGCAACGAGGGCCGCCATGACGTCGGATGCATTGCTGGACATCTGCTCAAGCGCCGCCTGCGAAGCGTCGAGGCGCTGCGACACGAGAGAATTCGTGTCCATCAGCGACTGGATGCGCATGACGTCGCGGTTGAGGTCGATGCTCTGGCTGGTCTTGGCGCCAAGCGCCACGCCGAGATCGGCATGCGTGCCGGTAACGACTTCTTTCTGCGCATCGACCAGCTCGTTCTGCGACTGGCGGATGGTCAGCCGCATGGCATTCTGGACGGAAAGGTTGGAAATCGATGAAGTGTCCATGGATTACCCCGCCGCCGCCAGCAATGATTTCATCATTTCGTCGACTGTGTTCAGAAGCTTTGTCGACGCCTTGTAGGACTGCTCGAGATCGAGGAGGCGTGACAGTTCCTCATCAAGGCTGACGCCCGTCTTGTTCGAGAATGCCTCCTGCGAACGCTGATAGAGTGCGGCCTTGTTCTCCGCCGCGCCGTCCGCGTTGCTGCGCAGGTTTTCCAGCCAGCCGATCGAATTGCTCGCATAAGACAGGATGTCGGTCGAAGTATCGATGCCGCCGACCGCATCGAAGCTTATGTCGCCGTCCATGGAGGTGACGTAACCGTCCAGGAGGTCGGAGAAGCCCGTCGCGCCGCTGGTGTTGACGACGAAGTCGCTTCCGTTGATGCCGCCGTCGCGCAACAGGGTCGGATCACCGCCCTGCGAGGTGACCACTGCGCTGTTGACCTTGATGCGGGCGGCCAGTCCCGGAACCAGGGTGCCATCCGGAGGCACGGTGCCATCGTCCCATGTGAACAGGCCGGGCAGATTGTCCGTCATGCCGGTCTGATCGACTTCCGAGAACATGCTGATCAGGCCGCGGGCGGTCTCATCGAGCTGGTTCTGGAACGTCGGGGCGATCTCGTCGCGGATCTGCAGCAGCGCGCTGAGCGAACCCCTGGCGGAGGTGTTGCCGCCTTCACCCGGCTGCACGGGCACGCCGTCGATATAGACGGCGCCGCCGGTGGTCGAGGCGTCATAGGCGAGCGTCTGCTGGAAGGAGATTTCCCGCGGAGAGCTTTCAAACAGCGTGGCGCCGTCGGTCGTGTAGAGGACCATGTCGCCATTGTCGCGGGTCAACGACTTGACGCCGACGATCTCTGAAATCTGTTTTACAAGTCCGTCGCGCGTGTCGAGAGCATCGACATCCGATGACCCTGCGGAGCTGGCGTTCTTGACC
Proteins encoded in this region:
- the flbT gene encoding flagellar biosynthesis repressor FlbT: MKSTLRISLKSGERIFINGAVLRVDRKVALEFLNDVTFLLENHVLQPEDATTPLRQLYFISQMILINPEGAEQTTAMFRKSVTMLLACFKNEEVLAELKRIDGLVSSGRAFEALKAIRQLYPIEDRILNEQEMSPSTIEQIRKEIAPWR
- a CDS encoding flagellar biosynthetic protein FliR, coding for MIPDPQGTVLALFLVFCRIGGCMMALPGFSSIRLPATIRLFVALAVSLALLPLIWDVVYPRVSVATPTYIGIIFSETLIGTTYGLIARFFASGLQFAGSIMAMFMGFNAPPSAPDIVEGNPENPMTSMLVFAGLMMLFALNFHEIVFRALIDSYKVMPVGVFGRDETQRMLITLTDTIDMTFHIMLRLASPFLLYGLMFNVSIGMINKLAQQVPIFFISMPYHLMGGLFLLYLCIAALLRQFADAFPSVFLGH
- the flgD gene encoding flagellar hook assembly protein FlgD; protein product: MAVDAVTSSTTTSTTTAATKASASATLNYDNFLQLLIAQIKNQDPTDPMDASEQIAQLATFSQVEQTIQTNTNLESLISQTALSQASSYIGKTITSADGETTGVIASVAVSSDGLTAVTEDGSKVTIEAGITLAATQ
- the fliQ gene encoding flagellar biosynthesis protein FliQ gives rise to the protein MNEADALDIMQSAIWTVLAASGPAVLAAMVVGLTIAFIQALTQVQEITLTFVPKILAIFVTVAISAPFIGGQISLFTDLVFSRIQSGF
- the flaF gene encoding flagellar biosynthesis regulator FlaF, with protein sequence MYQFSYAEIMEDGVADAKDRERQVLTRSIELLRAAKAAGGYNRDAIEALFYTRRVWIRFIEDLKQPENQLNQELRANLISIAIWILKECDRIRKRETDNFQGIIDVTTIIRDGLQ
- the flgK gene encoding flagellar hook-associated protein FlgK; its protein translation is MSLSAAINTAQSIFTNTGTQTAVVSKNIANAGNENYTRRDATVVGTIYGSQTVTIQRAGDATMMGKLLDSISQQSGQDTLLDGLESMRSVLGGDDYSLSPSAYMSTLRDSLQSYATKPNEDALAQTVVTSAQDVANSLNSATDEIQGIRTQADKDIKTAVEKLRDLLNQFKEANDAVKNASSAGSSDVDALDTRDGLVKQISEIVGVKSLTRDNGDMVLYTTDGATLFESSPREISFQQTLAYDASTTGGAVYIDGVPVQPGEGGNTSARGSLSALLQIRDEIAPTFQNQLDETARGLISMFSEVDQTGMTDNLPGLFTWDDGTVPPDGTLVPGLAARIKVNSAVVTSQGGDPTLLRDGGINGSDFVVNTSGATGFSDLLDGYVTSMDGDISFDAVGGIDTSTDILSYASNSIGWLENLRSNADGAAENKAALYQRSQEAFSNKTGVSLDEELSRLLDLEQSYKASTKLLNTVDEMMKSLLAAAG
- the flhA gene encoding flagellar biosynthesis protein FlhA, which gives rise to MAQPPALPLPKVNPSGRDVGFAAGIVLILCILFLPIPTFLIDMGLAFSIALSVLILMVALWIQKPLDFSSFPTILLIVTMTRLALNIATTRVILSHGNEGDHAAGGVIAGFSKLIMSGDFVIGLIVFLILIVVNFIVITKGATRIAEVGARFTLDAIPGKQMSIDADLSAGIIDEKEAQRRRRELEEESSFFGSMDGASKFVRGDAVAGLLITGINIFGGIIIGYFRHGMQIGEAADVFVKLSVGDGVVSQIPALIVSLAAGLIVSRGGTLGSTDKAVVEQLSGYPRALSVAAALMGLLALMPGLPFLPFTFLGGVMAFGGWYIPRQIEAENKLVRDQEEKKVMQTKEQEKDSVKSALKTAEIELALGKLVSTRLLGQHQELAFRVGKMRKKFASQYGFVVPEIKVSDDIAIQEKTYQIRIHGTTIASNQLRVGEVMVVTGAGRKPSVPGDEIREPAFGMPAVSILETFTEDLKREGFHPIDNVSVVLTHLSEVIRNNLPQLLSYKDVKVLIERLDPEYKKLADEICTSHMSYSGLQAVLKLLLAERVSIRNLHLILEAVAELAPHVRKTEQIVEHVRIRMAQQLCGDLADNGVLRVLRLGPKWDLVFHQALKRDAKGEVIEFDIDPRSLEEFSEQATKVIREFMDRGLPFVLVTSPETRSYVRMIIERLFATLPVLSHVELAKGIEIKILGSIS
- a CDS encoding flagellar hook-associated family protein, with amino-acid sequence MDTSSISNLSVQNAMRLTIRQSQNELVDAQKEVVTGTHADLGVALGAKTSQSIDLNRDVMRIQSLMDTNSLVSQRLDASQAALEQMSSNASDVMAALVALSGSDDESTLSTAVQSASNALQAFTGLANTSLDGEYLFAGINTDVQPMTDYTASGNPAKAAFDDAFLTRFGFAQDDPAASTITAADMQDFISNTLEPMFTGTDWQTNWSSASDQNMTSRITKSEVVDSSTNTNTDGMRYFALSAVLSVELLGSNISSDVRQVVSNSAINYAGQAISGVDYQRTQLGLSQSRVSKADDTLAEQKNIIETHLSDLEGVDAYEASTRVNNLLAQVEASYTLTSRIQQLSLVNFL